From Hartmannibacter diazotrophicus, a single genomic window includes:
- the iolD gene encoding 3D-(3,5/4)-trihydroxycyclohexane-1,2-dione acylhydrolase (decyclizing): MSQKTVRLTMAQAIVKFLSRQMTEIDGQKVPIFGGVFAIFGHGNVAGIGEALYAARGEITTYRAQNEQGMANAATAFAKANFRSRFMACTTSIGPGALNMVTSAAMAHANRLPILFLPGDVFAGRQPDPVLQQVEDFGDGTVGATDCFRPVSRYFDRMTRPEQIVPALRRAMQVLTDPAECGPVTLALCQDVQSEAFDYPESFFAEKVWKPRRIEPDADELETAIDIIRKAKKPVVIAGGGILYSRATETLKAFAEAHDIPVCETHGGKSSLPHAHPLNMGAVGVTGSSASNVLVEDCDVLIAAGTRLADFTTGSWALFKNPDLKIVGLNVQPFDAHKHDALPLVCDAKVGLELISKALGSHRFDPAWVEKAQSAKAVWMKAADAAIAPTNAERPSDAQVIGAVHRARNGENTLLVCAAGGLPGELHKLWQAQKPGGYHMEYGFSTMGYEIAGGFGVKLAHPEADVVVMVGDGSYMMLNSEVYSSIMAGTKITVVLLDNAGFGCINRLQMACGGANFNNLLADTHHVELPQIDFAAHAAAMGAKALKVKSIADLEEALKATKDEPRTTVIVIDTDPLITTEAGGHWWDVAVPEVSGRAEVNEARKGYEKARLAQRVG, encoded by the coding sequence ATGAGCCAGAAGACGGTACGCCTGACGATGGCTCAGGCCATCGTGAAATTCCTCAGCCGCCAAATGACCGAGATCGACGGCCAAAAAGTCCCGATCTTCGGCGGCGTCTTCGCGATCTTCGGCCACGGCAATGTCGCCGGCATCGGCGAGGCGCTCTACGCGGCACGGGGCGAGATCACGACCTACCGCGCCCAGAACGAACAGGGCATGGCCAACGCGGCCACGGCCTTTGCCAAGGCCAATTTCCGCTCGCGCTTCATGGCCTGCACCACCTCCATCGGACCCGGCGCCCTCAACATGGTGACGTCCGCGGCCATGGCGCACGCCAACCGCCTGCCGATCCTTTTCCTGCCCGGCGACGTCTTCGCGGGCCGCCAGCCGGATCCCGTCCTGCAGCAGGTGGAAGACTTTGGCGACGGCACCGTCGGCGCGACCGATTGCTTCCGTCCGGTCTCGCGCTATTTCGACCGCATGACGCGGCCCGAGCAGATCGTTCCGGCCCTGCGCCGAGCCATGCAGGTGCTGACCGACCCGGCCGAATGCGGCCCCGTCACCCTGGCCCTCTGTCAGGACGTCCAGTCCGAGGCTTTCGACTATCCGGAGAGCTTCTTTGCCGAAAAGGTCTGGAAGCCGCGCCGCATCGAGCCGGACGCCGACGAACTTGAAACCGCCATCGACATCATCCGGAAGGCGAAGAAGCCGGTCGTCATTGCCGGCGGCGGCATTCTCTACTCCCGGGCGACCGAGACGCTGAAGGCCTTCGCCGAGGCGCACGACATTCCGGTCTGCGAGACCCATGGCGGCAAGTCCTCGCTGCCGCATGCCCATCCGCTCAACATGGGCGCCGTCGGCGTAACCGGTTCGTCCGCCTCCAACGTGCTGGTGGAAGACTGCGATGTCCTGATCGCCGCCGGCACGCGCCTTGCCGATTTCACCACCGGCTCATGGGCTCTCTTCAAGAATCCGGACCTCAAGATCGTCGGTCTCAACGTCCAGCCCTTCGACGCGCACAAGCACGACGCCTTGCCGCTCGTCTGCGATGCGAAGGTCGGCCTCGAACTGATCTCGAAGGCGCTCGGCTCCCATCGCTTCGATCCCGCCTGGGTGGAGAAGGCGCAATCCGCCAAGGCCGTCTGGATGAAGGCGGCCGACGCTGCGATCGCGCCGACCAACGCCGAGCGCCCATCCGATGCCCAGGTGATCGGCGCGGTCCATCGCGCCCGCAACGGCGAGAACACGCTGCTCGTTTGCGCGGCGGGCGGACTTCCGGGTGAGTTGCACAAGCTCTGGCAGGCGCAAAAGCCCGGCGGCTACCACATGGAATACGGCTTCTCGACCATGGGCTACGAGATCGCCGGCGGTTTCGGCGTCAAGCTGGCCCACCCTGAGGCGGACGTCGTCGTCATGGTCGGCGACGGGTCCTACATGATGCTGAATTCGGAGGTCTATTCCTCCATCATGGCCGGCACCAAGATCACCGTCGTGCTGCTGGACAACGCCGGCTTCGGCTGCATCAACCGCCTGCAGATGGCCTGCGGCGGCGCCAACTTCAACAATCTCCTTGCCGATACCCATCACGTCGAACTGCCCCAGATCGACTTTGCCGCCCATGCTGCCGCGATGGGGGCAAAGGCGCTGAAAGTGAAATCCATCGCGGATCTGGAAGAAGCCCTGAAGGCAACGAAGGACGAACCGCGCACCACGGTCATCGTCATCGACACCGACCCGCTGATCACCACCGAGGCCGGCGGCCATTGGTGGGATGTGGCCGTGCCCGAAGTCTCGGGCCGTGCGGAGGTCAACGAGGCCCGCAAGGGCTACGAGAAGGCGCGCCTTGCTCAGCGTGTCGGCTGA
- a CDS encoding TonB family protein: MPAWPSFSSVEQGESKEKGAPWGLAFMAVIALHAGVGAMLFDRTPPQDASPAPEAVVMIDLPPDLALPPAESVESIASMAVAAERPQDVPAEMSSDVPPDMAAVTDSPFEPPPAVESIDAPDMPPLEDTPPLDMPPEETAQPVEEVAIAEATPVDPVEAVVSDVALAPALPTARPKPPAPQQRTKTASTKPAKVQKRAAPASPSPAAIESRKASGSGQSDPNALKSYVAKVRARIMRQRRSVDRDAATSRPTVVSFTVAASGQLSAVQISHSSGNADLDAAAVAMVRRAGSMPAFPDDLGQNALQLKLPVRFDR; the protein is encoded by the coding sequence ATGCCTGCATGGCCGTCGTTCAGCAGTGTCGAGCAAGGCGAGAGCAAGGAGAAGGGTGCGCCCTGGGGACTGGCGTTCATGGCTGTCATCGCCCTGCATGCCGGCGTTGGCGCGATGCTGTTTGACCGCACCCCGCCCCAGGACGCCTCGCCCGCGCCGGAAGCTGTGGTGATGATCGACCTGCCTCCGGATCTGGCCCTGCCGCCGGCCGAAAGCGTAGAAAGCATCGCTTCCATGGCCGTTGCCGCCGAAAGGCCGCAAGACGTGCCGGCAGAGATGTCCAGCGACGTCCCACCCGACATGGCGGCCGTGACGGACTCGCCTTTTGAGCCGCCTCCGGCCGTGGAAAGCATCGACGCCCCCGACATGCCGCCGCTTGAGGATACGCCGCCGCTCGACATGCCGCCGGAGGAGACCGCCCAGCCGGTCGAGGAGGTGGCCATCGCAGAGGCGACGCCGGTGGATCCGGTCGAGGCCGTCGTTTCCGATGTCGCTCTTGCCCCTGCTCTTCCGACGGCACGGCCGAAGCCGCCCGCCCCGCAACAGCGGACCAAGACCGCCAGCACGAAGCCCGCGAAAGTGCAGAAGAGGGCAGCGCCGGCGAGCCCGTCGCCGGCGGCGATCGAATCGCGCAAGGCGTCGGGCAGCGGACAGTCCGATCCCAATGCGCTGAAGAGCTATGTCGCCAAGGTGCGCGCCCGGATCATGCGTCAGCGCCGGTCGGTGGATCGCGACGCCGCCACGAGCCGTCCGACCGTCGTCAGCTTCACGGTCGCGGCCTCCGGCCAGCTTTCCGCCGTCCAGATTTCGCACAGTTCCGGCAATGCGGATCTGGATGCCGCAGCCGTCGCGATGGTGCGGCGGGCAGGATCGATGCCAGCCTTCCCGGACGATCTCGGCCAGAATGCCCTTCAGCTCAAGCTGCCGGTGCGTTTCGACCGGTAA
- the exbD gene encoding TonB system transport protein ExbD, with translation MAGSLDDGDDMAEAHEINVTPFIDVMLVLLIIFMVAAPLATVDVNVDLPGSSAPEARRPDKPLYLTVKEDLTLAIGNDSVTRDRLAGAIDAFTGGNHDERVFLRADKAVAYGDLMSIMNALRAAGYLKIALVGLETAPGSGVGGLLP, from the coding sequence ATGGCCGGTTCCCTCGACGACGGCGACGACATGGCCGAGGCGCACGAGATCAACGTGACGCCCTTCATCGACGTGATGCTGGTGCTGCTGATCATCTTCATGGTGGCGGCCCCGCTTGCAACCGTCGACGTCAACGTCGACCTGCCGGGCTCCTCCGCTCCGGAGGCCAGGCGCCCCGACAAGCCGCTCTATCTCACCGTGAAGGAAGACCTGACCTTGGCGATCGGAAACGACAGTGTGACGCGCGACAGGCTTGCCGGCGCGATCGACGCCTTCACCGGAGGCAATCACGACGAACGGGTGTTCCTGAGGGCCGACAAGGCGGTCGCCTATGGCGACCTGATGTCGATCATGAACGCGCTGCGCGCGGCGGGCTACCTGAAGATCGCGCTCGTCGGCCTCGAAACGGCGCCCGGCTCAGGCGTCGGCGGTCTTCTGCCATGA
- a CDS encoding quinone oxidoreductase family protein codes for MDKAIRLSEPGGVDRLTLIDWPAQEPGPGEVRLRHEAVGVNFIDVYHRTGLYPLPEPRIPGVEGAGIIEAVGEGVEGLTVGVRVAYAGAPGAYAATRLLPAWRAIPLTEGIPAPEAAVLLLRGLTVHMLLTRTCQVREGTALLVLAAAGGLGSLLTRWAKHLGATVIGTVGSKEKAEVARAHGADHVIVGRDADIAAEVMRLTDGVGVDFAVDGIGGDQLLKTFACVRRFGTVASIGQTAGPIPPVPVEAIGPLRSLVFARPSVMAYSTERDVYPGAAREVIEMARRGIGPAVGQSYPLEDAGKAQADLEAGRTVGSPILIP; via the coding sequence ATGGACAAGGCCATCAGACTAAGCGAACCGGGCGGTGTCGATCGCCTGACACTCATCGACTGGCCGGCGCAGGAGCCCGGCCCCGGCGAGGTCCGGCTTCGGCATGAGGCTGTCGGCGTCAATTTCATCGATGTCTATCATCGCACGGGGCTTTATCCCCTTCCGGAGCCGCGCATTCCCGGCGTTGAGGGTGCGGGGATCATCGAAGCCGTGGGTGAGGGCGTCGAGGGCCTCACCGTCGGCGTTCGCGTCGCCTATGCCGGAGCGCCGGGCGCCTATGCCGCGACGCGCCTGCTGCCGGCCTGGCGAGCGATCCCGCTGACCGAAGGCATCCCGGCACCCGAAGCGGCGGTCTTGCTGCTGCGCGGCCTCACCGTCCACATGCTGCTGACACGCACCTGTCAGGTTCGGGAAGGAACGGCGCTCCTCGTCCTCGCGGCGGCCGGCGGTCTCGGAAGCCTGCTGACGCGGTGGGCGAAACACCTCGGCGCGACCGTCATCGGCACGGTCGGCTCTAAGGAAAAGGCGGAGGTCGCGCGGGCTCATGGCGCCGACCACGTGATCGTCGGCCGCGATGCCGATATCGCCGCTGAGGTCATGCGCCTGACGGATGGCGTCGGCGTCGACTTTGCCGTCGACGGGATCGGCGGCGACCAACTCCTGAAGACCTTTGCCTGCGTGCGGCGCTTCGGCACCGTTGCAAGCATCGGCCAGACGGCGGGGCCGATCCCGCCCGTGCCCGTCGAGGCGATCGGCCCGCTGCGCTCGCTCGTCTTCGCGCGCCCTAGCGTCATGGCCTATTCCACCGAGCGCGACGTCTATCCCGGCGCGGCCCGGGAGGTGATCGAGATGGCGCGGCGGGGCATCGGCCCTGCCGTCGGACAAAGCTATCCGCTTGAGGATGCCGGCAAGGCCCAGGCCGATCTTGAAGCCGGCCGCACCGTCGGCAGCCCCATCCTCATTCCCTGA
- a CDS encoding LysR family transcriptional regulator, producing the protein MDWDDLRHFSAFAGSGSLAAAARDLGVEHATVARRIASLEDRLGVKLIDRRGRRLVLTAEGERIAAIAERMATETRAIERLAGGARSDLSGTITISAPSAYATAVLAPKLAGLQRRHPALCIRLLGEARTASLERREADIAIRLSRPDRGDLTILKIGDMPFRLYASQAYVAETPEADWRFIGSDGAMATSPQQAELERIAAGRASSFLSDQAEIQRALVIAGAGVAILPEFMETAGLVRIGQDTPLVTRDIWLVVHSDMRRAAAVRAVIDCLS; encoded by the coding sequence ATGGACTGGGACGATCTTCGCCATTTTTCCGCCTTTGCCGGAAGCGGCAGCCTTGCGGCAGCCGCGCGCGACCTCGGCGTCGAACACGCCACCGTCGCACGGCGCATCGCGTCGCTGGAGGACAGGCTCGGCGTCAAGCTCATCGACCGGCGCGGACGGCGGCTGGTGCTGACCGCCGAGGGAGAACGCATCGCCGCCATCGCCGAGCGAATGGCGACGGAAACGCGAGCGATCGAGCGGCTTGCCGGCGGCGCGCGGTCGGACCTTTCCGGCACGATCACGATCAGCGCCCCGTCAGCCTATGCGACCGCTGTTCTTGCCCCGAAGCTGGCGGGCCTGCAACGACGCCATCCGGCGCTTTGCATCCGCCTCCTCGGGGAAGCCCGGACGGCATCGCTGGAGCGGCGCGAGGCCGATATCGCCATCCGTCTCAGCCGACCCGACCGGGGCGACCTGACGATCCTGAAGATCGGCGACATGCCCTTCCGGCTCTATGCCAGCCAGGCCTATGTCGCCGAAACACCGGAAGCCGACTGGCGCTTCATCGGCTCGGACGGCGCCATGGCGACCTCGCCGCAGCAGGCCGAACTCGAGCGGATCGCGGCGGGCCGTGCCTCCAGCTTCCTGAGTGATCAGGCCGAGATTCAGCGCGCGCTTGTGATCGCTGGTGCAGGCGTGGCCATCCTGCCCGAGTTCATGGAAACGGCAGGCCTTGTCCGCATCGGGCAGGATACGCCTCTCGTCACGCGCGACATCTGGCTGGTGGTCCACTCCGACATGCGCCGGGCCGCTGCCGTTCGGGCCGTCATCGACTGCCTGAGCTGA
- a CDS encoding Tat pathway signal protein, which produces MVFASICQSASAEDAPADKGPVPGISVEMNKLEAAGDDCRATFVIQNGLDEPLSALKLDLVVFDGQGIVARRLAADFAPLAAQKTAVKIFPVSRMACGDIDRVLLNDVLACEAADGAVKGCLDRLALHSRAAASFVK; this is translated from the coding sequence ATGGTATTTGCGTCGATCTGCCAGTCCGCCAGCGCGGAGGACGCGCCAGCCGACAAGGGGCCAGTTCCCGGCATCTCGGTGGAGATGAACAAGCTCGAAGCCGCCGGGGATGATTGCCGGGCCACCTTCGTGATCCAGAACGGCCTCGACGAGCCGCTTTCGGCGCTCAAGCTCGACCTTGTCGTCTTCGACGGGCAGGGCATTGTTGCCCGGCGTCTTGCCGCCGATTTCGCACCTCTTGCTGCGCAAAAAACAGCGGTAAAGATCTTTCCCGTTTCCAGGATGGCCTGCGGCGACATCGACCGCGTGCTGCTCAACGACGTGTTGGCCTGCGAGGCCGCCGATGGCGCCGTGAAAGGATGCCTCGACCGGCTGGCGCTGCATTCGCGCGCCGCCGCCAGCTTTGTGAAATAG
- a CDS encoding ABC transporter ATP-binding protein — MLKDFFAYYAPYKRLFLLDFGCAVLSGLLTLSFPLAVAAFVDKLLPSGDWSLILLAIAGLIVVYIVNAGLMAVVTYWGHVLGISIETEMRRQAFDHLQKLSFRFFDKQKTGHLIGRLTKDLEEIGEVAHHGPEDVFIAIMTFLGALMLMFRVHVPLATVTLVVVPLVLVMVLRYGEAMTRNWRDQFGRVGAFNARIEENVGGARVVRAFANEDYERALFAKDNRAYMTTKLAAYRLMAGSITIHYLGLRLVQVLVLLVGAWFVSRGSLSIGGFVGFLLLINVFYQPQEKMAAVIETYPKGIAGFQGFRDLMATEPDVIERAGADDVERLVGTIRFDDVTFGYTPERPVLKGLSLDIEAGETIAFVGPSGAGKTTLLSLVPRFYDVDGGAIRIDGHDIRDLTLASLRRQIGIVQQDVFLFAGTLRENIAYGRLDASEDEIMEAARRARLDGLIANLPDGLDAVVGERGVQLSGGQKQRVSIARIFLKNPPILILDEATSALDTETERAIQEALAELAEGRTSLVIAHRLATIRNADRIVVVEDGRIAETGAHGALMAAGGTYRRLVEAQALDMAEPRSA, encoded by the coding sequence GTGCTGAAAGACTTCTTCGCCTACTATGCGCCCTACAAGCGCCTCTTCCTTCTCGATTTCGGCTGCGCGGTCCTTTCCGGTCTGCTGACCCTCAGCTTTCCACTGGCCGTGGCCGCCTTTGTCGACAAGCTGCTGCCGAGCGGCGACTGGAGCCTCATCCTGCTGGCCATCGCCGGCCTCATTGTCGTTTATATCGTCAATGCGGGCCTGATGGCTGTCGTTACCTATTGGGGCCACGTTCTCGGCATCAGCATCGAGACGGAGATGCGGCGGCAAGCCTTCGACCACCTGCAGAAGCTCTCCTTCCGCTTTTTCGACAAGCAGAAGACAGGACATCTCATCGGCCGCCTGACCAAGGATCTGGAGGAGATCGGCGAAGTCGCCCACCACGGCCCCGAGGACGTCTTCATCGCCATCATGACCTTTCTCGGCGCTCTGATGCTGATGTTCCGCGTGCATGTGCCTCTGGCGACGGTGACACTGGTGGTCGTGCCGCTGGTGCTCGTCATGGTGCTGCGCTACGGCGAGGCGATGACGCGGAACTGGCGCGACCAGTTCGGCCGGGTCGGCGCCTTCAATGCCCGGATCGAGGAGAATGTCGGCGGCGCCCGGGTCGTGCGCGCCTTCGCCAACGAGGACTACGAGCGGGCGCTTTTTGCCAAGGACAACCGCGCCTATATGACGACCAAGCTCGCCGCCTACCGTCTGATGGCCGGCAGCATCACCATCCACTACCTGGGACTCAGACTCGTGCAGGTGCTGGTGCTGCTTGTCGGGGCCTGGTTCGTGTCGCGCGGCAGCCTCTCCATCGGCGGATTCGTCGGTTTCCTGCTGCTCATCAACGTCTTCTACCAGCCGCAGGAAAAGATGGCGGCCGTGATTGAGACCTATCCGAAGGGCATTGCGGGCTTCCAGGGGTTCCGGGATCTGATGGCAACCGAGCCGGACGTCATCGAGCGCGCGGGCGCCGATGACGTCGAACGCCTCGTCGGCACGATCCGCTTCGACGACGTCACCTTCGGCTACACGCCCGAGCGCCCGGTCCTGAAAGGGCTTTCGCTCGACATCGAGGCCGGCGAAACCATCGCCTTCGTCGGACCGTCCGGCGCAGGCAAAACAACGCTTCTCTCGCTCGTCCCGCGCTTCTACGACGTCGACGGTGGCGCGATCCGCATCGACGGTCACGATATCCGCGACCTGACACTCGCATCGCTACGACGCCAGATCGGCATCGTGCAGCAGGACGTGTTTCTCTTTGCCGGCACCTTGCGCGAAAACATCGCTTATGGCCGGCTCGATGCCAGTGAAGACGAGATCATGGAGGCGGCAAGGCGGGCGCGGCTCGACGGTTTGATCGCCAACCTGCCGGACGGGCTTGACGCCGTCGTCGGCGAGCGCGGCGTCCAGCTCTCCGGCGGCCAGAAGCAGCGCGTTTCGATCGCGCGCATCTTCCTGAAGAACCCGCCGATCCTGATCCTCGATGAGGCGACCTCGGCGCTTGATACCGAGACCGAGCGCGCGATCCAGGAGGCGTTGGCAGAGCTTGCCGAAGGGCGAACGTCGCTCGTCATCGCCCACCGCCTCGCGACCATCCGCAACGCCGACCGGATCGTCGTGGTCGAGGACGGACGCATTGCCGAGACAGGCGCCCACGGTGCCCTCATGGCGGCAGGCGGCACCTATCGCCGGCTGGTCGAAGCGCAGGCTCTCGACATGGCGGAGCCGCGCAGCGCTTGA
- the iolB gene encoding 5-deoxy-glucuronate isomerase yields the protein MPNLKVKPKGDRGLVHEITPESAGWGYVGFALHKLQPGETVAAETGDREVCIVFVSGKGKVSAEARDFGEIGGRMSPFEGPPHAVYVPMGSGYSVTATTEAEVAICSAPGGGAHEARHIPPGTHPQMTRGKATNTRYVTNIMPEDDGAAHALLVVEVITPGGHTSSYPPHKHDEDDLPRESYLEETYYHRFHPAQGFAMQRVYTDDRSLDETMAVEDGDVVMVPKGYHPVAAIHGYDSYYLNVMAGPHRVWKFHNAPEHAWLFTGV from the coding sequence ATGCCGAATTTGAAGGTGAAGCCGAAGGGCGACCGCGGCCTCGTGCACGAGATCACGCCGGAGAGCGCCGGTTGGGGCTATGTCGGCTTCGCGCTCCACAAGTTGCAGCCCGGAGAGACGGTCGCGGCCGAAACCGGTGACCGCGAGGTCTGCATCGTCTTCGTCAGTGGCAAGGGAAAGGTCTCGGCCGAGGCCAGGGACTTCGGCGAGATCGGCGGACGCATGTCGCCCTTCGAGGGGCCGCCGCATGCGGTCTATGTCCCGATGGGCTCCGGATACTCGGTCACGGCGACGACCGAGGCGGAGGTTGCCATCTGCTCCGCGCCGGGCGGCGGTGCGCATGAGGCGCGCCATATCCCGCCGGGCACCCATCCGCAGATGACGCGCGGCAAGGCCACCAACACGCGCTATGTCACAAACATCATGCCGGAGGACGATGGCGCCGCGCATGCGCTCCTTGTGGTCGAGGTGATTACGCCCGGCGGTCACACCTCGTCTTATCCGCCGCACAAGCACGACGAGGACGACCTGCCGCGCGAAAGCTATCTGGAGGAGACCTACTACCACCGCTTCCACCCGGCCCAGGGCTTCGCCATGCAGCGCGTCTATACGGACGATCGTTCTCTGGACGAGACGATGGCGGTGGAGGATGGCGACGTGGTGATGGTGCCGAAGGGCTACCATCCGGTCGCGGCCATCCACGGCTATGACAGCTATTACCTCAACGTCATGGCCGGCCCGCACCGGGTGTGGAAGTTCCACAACGCACCCGAGCACGCGTGGCTCTTCACGGGTGTCTGA
- the lysM gene encoding peptidoglycan-binding protein LysM: MGLFSFIKSAGKKLGLGGDDEAPDAEAVKKELASHDLGTEGVEVEVVDDKVVLKGAVKDQSAFEKAIVAVGNTLGIASVEAAELKVADAPAAEPVFYTVEKGDTLWKIAEEQYGKGKGPKYEGIFEANKPMLTHPDKIYPGQVLRIPPLD, translated from the coding sequence ATGGGCCTGTTCAGTTTCATCAAGTCAGCCGGAAAGAAACTCGGTCTTGGAGGCGACGACGAGGCGCCGGATGCCGAGGCCGTCAAGAAGGAACTTGCGTCGCACGATCTCGGAACCGAGGGCGTCGAGGTCGAGGTTGTCGACGACAAGGTCGTGCTGAAGGGCGCCGTCAAGGATCAGTCCGCCTTTGAGAAGGCCATCGTCGCCGTTGGCAACACGCTCGGCATTGCGTCGGTCGAGGCAGCCGAACTGAAGGTCGCCGATGCGCCGGCCGCCGAGCCGGTGTTCTATACGGTCGAAAAGGGCGACACGCTCTGGAAGATCGCCGAGGAACAGTATGGCAAGGGCAAGGGGCCGAAATACGAAGGGATCTTCGAGGCCAACAAGCCGATGCTGACGCACCCGGACAAGATCTACCCGGGTCAGGTCCTGCGAATTCCGCCGCTCGACTGA
- a CDS encoding cysteine hydrolase family protein, translating into MTPQTLFQLTGRAPEPPRLADATLVLIDYQNEYLEGPLRLHGVEAAVEKAARLLDAARKAGTRIVHVAHRGSPGGLFDRTAGRGAIVDRLAPLATEPVVEKVRPNSFSGTDLSERIVEGSPLIIAGLMTHHCVSSTVRAALDLGYGITVAGDACATRNLPLEGSIVPAETLHRAELAALADRHALVTDVETLTGGA; encoded by the coding sequence ATGACCCCGCAGACGCTGTTCCAGTTGACGGGCCGGGCGCCCGAACCGCCGCGCCTTGCCGATGCGACGCTCGTGCTCATCGACTACCAGAACGAATACCTCGAAGGACCACTGAGGCTCCATGGCGTGGAGGCGGCGGTCGAGAAGGCGGCGCGGCTGCTCGATGCCGCGCGCAAGGCGGGGACGCGGATCGTTCATGTCGCCCATCGCGGATCGCCCGGCGGCCTCTTCGATCGGACGGCCGGGCGCGGCGCGATCGTCGACCGTCTGGCGCCCTTGGCAACGGAACCGGTCGTTGAAAAGGTGAGGCCCAACAGCTTCTCGGGCACCGACCTTTCCGAGCGGATTGTCGAGGGCTCTCCGCTCATTATTGCCGGCCTGATGACGCATCATTGCGTCTCGTCGACCGTCCGTGCCGCGCTCGATCTCGGCTACGGGATCACCGTTGCAGGCGATGCCTGCGCGACGCGCAACCTGCCGCTGGAGGGGAGCATCGTCCCGGCCGAAACGCTGCATCGGGCGGAACTGGCGGCGCTTGCCGACCGCCATGCGCTGGTGACGGATGTCGAAACGCTGACCGGCGGGGCATAA
- the exbB gene encoding tonB-system energizer ExbB, with amino-acid sequence MRPRLSSLLLAAVTAALLAAVPVRAQDASPDGGMTLSPVPANPSQSGAAPAIPVEGNADEAQAPAPEAPDAAAETVAEGAPATLPHNLSPWGMFLAADIIVKGVMAGLALASVVTWTVLLAKGLEVLLARRRLRKGARTVGAAGNLAEAAASSGFGGGPVSAMVRAAAAEVRLSEGTTAAGLKERVASRLDRIQIGAGRSMMKGTGLLATIGSTAPFVGLFGTVWGIMNAFVGISKAQTTNLAVVAPGIAEALLATAIGLVAAIPAVVIYNMFARAIAAYRAELGDVSAEIQQLVSRDADRGRVMRPHPAEAR; translated from the coding sequence ATGCGCCCCCGCCTTTCCTCACTCCTTCTCGCCGCGGTCACGGCCGCTCTTCTCGCCGCCGTGCCGGTTCGCGCCCAGGATGCCTCACCCGACGGCGGCATGACCCTGTCGCCCGTTCCCGCAAACCCCTCGCAGTCTGGCGCCGCGCCGGCCATCCCGGTCGAGGGGAACGCCGACGAGGCACAAGCCCCCGCTCCCGAAGCGCCTGATGCGGCTGCCGAGACCGTTGCCGAGGGTGCCCCGGCAACCCTGCCGCACAATCTTTCGCCCTGGGGCATGTTCCTTGCCGCCGACATCATCGTGAAGGGCGTCATGGCGGGACTTGCCCTCGCATCGGTCGTGACCTGGACCGTGCTGCTGGCCAAGGGGCTGGAAGTCCTGCTCGCGCGGCGACGCCTGCGCAAGGGGGCAAGAACGGTCGGCGCGGCCGGCAACCTTGCCGAGGCCGCCGCCTCGTCCGGCTTCGGCGGCGGGCCGGTGTCGGCCATGGTGCGCGCGGCCGCCGCCGAGGTCCGTCTTTCCGAGGGAACCACGGCGGCGGGGCTCAAGGAGCGGGTCGCCTCACGGCTCGACCGCATCCAGATCGGCGCAGGCCGGAGCATGATGAAGGGCACGGGCCTGCTCGCCACCATCGGATCGACGGCGCCCTTCGTCGGCCTGTTCGGCACGGTCTGGGGCATCATGAACGCCTTCGTCGGCATCTCGAAGGCGCAGACGACCAACCTTGCCGTCGTGGCGCCGGGTATTGCCGAGGCGCTGCTTGCCACCGCCATCGGGCTCGTCGCCGCGATCCCGGCGGTCGTCATCTACAACATGTTCGCCCGGGCGATTGCCGCCTATAGGGCGGAACTCGGCGACGTGTCCGCCGAGATCCAGCAGCTGGTCTCGCGCGATGCCGACCGCGGACGCGTGATGCGCCCGCATCCGGCGGAGGCTCGCTGA